AAGGATAGCTTCCCACCATTCCTATCTCtctctccttcattctctaagaaacaactcaaggaaactttggtgtaagctagcttaagcaaggaattgggctgagaaaacttaggagcttgaagcttggggattgaggatcaaactcagggactaagctctgcaaggtaagctctaattactaaggtttagtcttgAATTTATGTTGGTTATTGAGGattgcatgttagttaagcttaATCTATCTTTGGGTattctagctgagttttggagcatattttaaTGGGGTCTTGGTGTTGTTATTGAGCTGAAATAACTGTGATggttatctaggattgttagccaGGTTTTGGGTggattggcttgaggaaaggtgtggatagatggtgagaaaatctgggttcagaggtgagggtcgcggcccgtgtgcgtgcgcggccgagtgtggccgaggagttcatgcgtgccgcggcgcttggtgtgcgtgccgcgacccgtgtgtgttgcaggggtgtgctggcctctgttttgaggctagccgcggctcttgagggtgcGGCCACGACTCTTAGTGCTAGTctgcatttttaagggtgtttaggcttgggaattcaatggttaaggctcgggatggattttatcacccggaatgatagaattcaaggtcccggaggttagggttatggcttaaagttatttattggattagaatttgatggatggatattgttaatatgttgtgactagggttacggagaggctcaagttagaggactgtgcttaggacatcggtgctcggagagctcgggactcaggtaagaaaacccttgttcccatagagctggtatgcagggctgagcccaatgtgtttgaatagaactggtatacagggctgagcccaatatgttagaactgcggggcgtagccctttaactgaatatgctagaattctgtacttgtttgCTGTGCTGTGTATGTtatgatgtgaatgatcggcaagagccgggaacggtgtagaccgagaatggcgaagggctGGGAacagcgttgggcacgttgagtgcaaggccgagaacggcaaggggcgggagcagcgttgagcacgtggagtgcgagttgccagggcgagtccctaaaaggatacttgggatatcctctcggcgtggtccgcgaacccagggcttggtaaatgcctgggatggctaggccgtatgtgtttagcccattgatGGCCTGTTTGTATGCTTGATATTTGTgctgcatatgttatctgtttgtgggttttcttgctgggcttcggctcacagatgctctgtggtgcaggtaagggtaaggtgaaggtcaaccaaccatgagtacagcaggtgtgaggcggcgtgtacatgtttggccagcctggctgccacagccagaggtttttgggagatgcttggaaataaacctagattttgtcgtttagtcgacttggtttagtttatatgttgtaaatatttctaaactatattttgggatcccaagtgtaaaacttttatgattttctatggaaactaTTATTTCTAAAActtttcctttgtttatggcttaattacactgtttgacctaaaacctcgattaacgagctggaagcacgtttttaaactcagttagtaacgactctaaggaagtagagcgttacaCCGTCCATCCCAGTGGCAAGCGAGATCtcaggggaagcaggaatccTTGCTCTTTCTTCCTCTGCCAGTCGAGCAGCACAGCGAGCGAGCTCGACGTCTCTTACATTCCAGAAATCGTAGAGGCATCGAAGAGtggcattcttatacctttccaagttgctggtgttggctttctcaagctcctcaatccGGCCCTCCAAGGTTTATTCTCCTGCATACTCGCAGCCAAGTCCTCCTCAAGCTGTTTAGTCGCACGGTAATTgaagcggttagactccttgaactggtcccTCTGATCGATGGCTTTGCCCAGAGACTTTTGCTTCTCCTTAAACTCCTCATCCAGcttattcttctcctcgagcaccacTGCAAGTTGTTCGGCATATTTCGCTTCGGCAGCCTTGAGTTCATCAGCATGTCGTTGCTCCAAAGATTTGGCCTGCTCGGTAACAGCACCAGAGCGAAGGCGGCCAGCAGTAAGAGTCAGCATTGCCTGCAATCAGGGCAAAAGTTAGACTAACTGAAGAATATAGAAAGGTTGTCTCCACAGAAAATGATGACTTAGACTGGTAAAATCGTTCAAGGCGCGGTTTAAGACCTGGTCAACGTCCATCGCCTCTGTCGCGGCCATCGCCTCTCGACAGCAGTCGTGCTTTACAATTTTCGCGATCCTATCCTTCACCGATCTGAAGGCGCGACTAGTTATGTTGCCCCCAGTTGAAGCAGGACCGGCCTGCTGAGTCTGGTTAGTTGGGGCCGCTAGAGGTGGAGTCGATCCGgctggagcagggggagtctgctgctcgtgAGGAGAAGGTGGAGTTGCATTGGTTGAGGGCCCGTCCTCCGTGGGGCCTGGATTGCGAGGCTTCTTAGCCTTGGGCGCTTTGCTGCTTTCCCCAGGGTGCCTTTTGCTTGCCTTCTTTTTGCTCGGGGGAGCCGCAGGAGTCTCGGGAGTGCTGTAAATGTCGAACATGTTAACGGAGTCCATGTCTGGAAAAGAAACAAAATGTCGAATagtgagatagcataaatgactaagtatattacaccaggaaaagaaataaagaaagattgcaaagtcaaatacccaagctattattactggtcgctatactatagactctactagtcttatactcactctctgacatgaagaagtctggacctaaatttggagcatattttaaattttcgtccccgtcgaatagatgacagggaattggcaagctatctaaaagcgaAATGACTGTACCATTCTCGTCTGAAGACTCGTCCAAGTGTTcaacaggctcggtggccttctttttccccTTCCACAAGGGGgcagagggcctctctgctggaggtgtgccagtaggttccctgatcgtgaccccggtTGGTCTCCTTCATGGAGGCAGcactggtggttgctgctcgggttcctcctcggcagtggcactccctgccgttgactccctcatgtcctgatgaagggccaagaggccaaccagcctaaggttagcctctgtgaccagatgtttgatgcttttttctacgtcactcatgctggccaggagggctgatcttaactccatgtctggagttgggtctggtcgcagccatgggcctggaaggcattaaaagtttaagaaaAAGTGAAGGgaacaataaataaatatcaacaGCCAGTGATAcaaaggttttacctccttgagcaaagGCCAGATTGTCTGTGATCATGTCGGtcatgaggaagtactcctggtagtacctccccacatttgatgtatgggtggtgtcagtcaggaaggtgcgcccagtttcctgatgacagataTGAAAAAACCCCGttccttcttggttggggttagacttgaggtcaaacaagTAGTTAACCTCAGGAGGAGTTGGCACgagccattttttgtggctgtacaggatacagagtgctgcaagcattctatatccatttggagttatttgaaaaggggcaactctgaaatagttggccaccccttggaaaaatgaatgaagaggcaaggtagcccctgcctcaatgtggaacctcgaccaggcgctgaaggcgcctccgcgcaggttcgcccgttggtcttggtTAGGTCGGACTAAGGTCACCCCTGTGAGACCATACTTCCtgatgtagttggcgatcatcctgatcgtcactctgctCTCAGGAACCAAATACTactcaacatctggctgaatggcatgtcggggttgagcgtgtctttggatgttagggtcaggaatattttctcctcgaccactggttgagggaatttcagcccgaggagcaggttgatgtgaaggattgggggttttctttttcaGGGCTTTGGTTTTAGCATGAGCCATATTTTGAGCAAGGACAGGTGAAGTGTTTGAAGTAACATGGGAAAATGGAATGTTAGGTATCAGTGACGATGGTTGCTCCTcttcctcgagcagttgagccaataggtcgtcgtcaataggtcttttcctccccacggatcttgcatgtaagctgcgaacagagaaaggaggagataagacgcacagcataagagcttatgttgaaagttggaaaaacgttgctcgcatctacgaccagtagcattctaacagaaacactaagttctatgtgagtagtttgaaaaacagattgaaaagcggaaataaaaagtttttggaaaaaagTTTTTTCGActtcgaaggggcgggaaaaacccagtttttcaactagcctaaaaattgaattcttacttcgattttacgccctaaacttacgatcttgactatcaaactggctcctaactcctacagagtAAAACTACGCTATCCTATCAAGCATTAATCGGTATAcacacaatcctcatgcatttctactcaagaacacaaaaaaatttcagaactcaaaacaggCATGTGACAGTGTGCATGGCATGTCAAAGAGCTTGAAAATTGAAtaaatttacctagatgaagatCGGAGGTTCTGAAATGAAGCAACTTTAGGCGTACGAACAGAGGATCTTTAGAACAAAGCGAAGGATAATCTTCAGAATTTATGAGCTCTGAAATgaagttcttgagggttcttggcaagaaaatggcgagtaaaaagtgaaaaagtaaatttggggattatttataataGCTGAGATATGataaaaaggggtaatcatgagttacctttttcaaggcatgtgggagtgtaatagccgtcagaaggattacttggaaaccaGAAATtcgtgattggacgtgattaggtcacctttttcgaggatGCAAGAGGGACTCTgatagatttcgtggggtatacgaaatgttagtttcctaagtttacttattgctggtcgcaataaataaacttggggggcaaatgtttatccaaaaaacagctgtgGATGACGTGTCAAGATTTTCAACACGTGCTCGACttgtggcagagatgctgctcgcctatcgacgagagatacttccatatgcggagttcaagttttatatacgaccagcctggtcgtatactccgtttatttatgtataaatttgtatagttataatgatatccgagaagatctcttcattataacgtgaatatccatttattaaggaaagagatgattaattgactcatgtaaccctccttgagcctataaatatacaagaaatagctcaaggggggatcttttgatcttttttcgaattgtattgctattatccatcatctgtattgtttctccttctaaggtctgtgaaactcagtaactttagttctttgatcacacatttgaagctcaacattaataatagcatcaagtggacgtaggtcattaccaatcactggggccgaaccactataattcttagtgttctttactttccatcaGATTGTATTATCAAGTATcgtactattttcctgtcgtttatttgactccgcgtcgttggccaaaacaagggtcaacactattctattatatatatttaaaaaaaaacagtgaactcgtttttattaaaattatagacaatgtttataactttaaaactaagtatATGTGTATTACACGTTATTTCTACCTAGTAAAACTAATTAAATGTGAGTCTACgaatttcaaatttcaagtttcactttttttttccaaaagtTTTTAACCCGAGTTTCGTTTTAACTCTGAAttataatgaaataaataaaacatacaaAGAGACCTTTcttataaaataaaacatataattcTTGTGCCGCGCATACAAAGAGATCCTCACTCTATACTATTCCATTAACAAACGTTTTcttataaaataaaacatataatcCTTCTACCATAAAAAAGAAATCTTTAGTTTCCTATTCCCATTACCAAACGCTCTGTATAAGGTTTTTTCTCACCCAAATCTAGATAGGGTTAGTTTGTTATTCCTTCTTGAATATAAatattttctcaatttttttatCTAGtaaattttatcatttaaaaattaacaagtttaagaaagaaaaaatatcagCTAACTGATGTTGGAGAGTGAGGCCGAAAATTTAAGACGAGATTTCTACTCTCTCATCTCATTTCTTTTATGCTTTAATTTTGTTGTGCTAGCTACTTCTATTTGGCGAACAAGAATTTCTCTTGGGGGACACATGGCAGTATAGTATTAGATTTGCAGATTCTATAATAGATATGTAGAAGAACTTATATATCCTTGTCGAATagtgaattaattattttgttgtaacaAATAAATCATCAGTATattataagaaaaagaaaaaccaacTCAGGCTGATCAGGTGGgaggtggtggttgtggtggggTGTAAATTCTTAtacagtttttttttaattgtctCTCTTTTGTTGAGTAGTTTCATTAGTTTATTCAAATTCAACCTATGCACTAACATTTCCATGCACACTAATCATCAACAATTCAACTATAAAATCCGACTGCTTAGGGTTAGGATTGGAATGAAATTAgagatttttaaaataaaaaaaaattatttgtcacAAGATGATGCCATGTGTCTTCGCATTGTAGTGACAACATGCAATTAGATCTCTTCATCACGTGGGTTCGAGAAAAAAAAACGTGGAAAAGAACCACGTGGTAAAAGTATATGGTACCCTCCACTAAGGGATGCTCATACTCGGCCACAACATAGCCTCCCAAGCATTAGCAACAAAAAGAAAACATAGCCACCCATGAAAAAATATTATGGTGGAAGAAAGGACTATTTATTGTATAGTTTGTTTTGAAGTGATGTGCTTCTCCCGGGTTTGCACCCTACTATATGATGTTAATGTCTTTCGTGTTTCTTCTAGTGTCAAACATCTAAGAGATTTCTGTAGGATACCCAAACATAAAGGGAAATTGTTATTTCTAGAAAAATAGTAGTAACCCACTTTATGTGGACTCTACTGAGCATGCATTAATTATATTAAGATAAAGAATATTGTTCATGGGATATTTGTGTTGTGGTAAACTATGTATATGATTATAATTGTATTGTATGATATTATGTTCAGcattttgttattattaattCGTATTAATTTTAGGAGACTGACATTTCTTTAGAAGTCATAACTCGCGTTGGTTTTGTGAGAGTTTTAAGTTGTGTTATATTGAAATACAATATCTCACACGGAACAAATGCAAGAATATTGAGccataaatataaatatgtgcAATTTTACtaattactaattaatttttagatAAAACGTCATCATTCTTGTTATGTTATTAACTTATTTCTAACTTATATTGTCATCTTATGTGTGTAAACTTAATTCATTCATACTTAAAGTAAAATCAAAGTTTTGTTATAAAAGAATATGTGAGAGACGCATAGCAAGATTGGAcatgcaatacaaacaatagaatttaaataataaattatataatcaTTTCAGAGATGGATAAAAGAAATTGTGACAAAATTTGGGAAACTAGTGTTAATAGATTTGTTATTTCAGTTCAAATTTGGCCTACAATAAACTCAAAAGTAGTGTGAATTTTAATTGTTGGTCTCTTGTAGTGAAGTGAATTTATGAGatgaaaaagggaaaaaaaaaagggaaaaaaattgaaatgaaaagaaagAGTCCAAAATGTGTAGTTAAACTACCATTTTTTTTTACCAATATCTAtttataattatttgaaatttgagaGTACATATtagtatttaaataaaataaaagaacccAAAAAATGTATAACCCTTAAATTAATAATGTACACATAATTTGcaacaaaaaaaataatggaggcataataactaaaacattcCATCTCTTTTAACAAATTCACGATCTATCTTTGAGAtctgaaaattataaaaaaaaatcatccaacAGATTTAAATTTACGATTAATCCATCTCTGTCAAAAttacaacaacaaaaatattatttatcaaacttataccaaattttaaattatatataaaagttAAACGAGGAATAAAagtataatttatttttgtgTGAATTTAtgcattataatatttttatttaattaataagatctacatatttttcaatattttttttatggttgAGACACATACATTTGACGatattttagttactattttatttattttgtaacttTTGACTTTTGGTGGATGAGATTTGTTATACATCTTATTCAAATTGAGAAGAATGACTCAATATTCTTATACTTAATCTATATAGTGGTGATTTTTCGCTCACAAAGCTTGAATCACATGGTCACAAGTAACTATTTTTCAGTTCGCGCTTTTTTTTTTTGATCTCAAGTctcttagctttttttttttactttttggaTCGGTGTGGATTGATGTCGgctaagaaattagttcatgataccatgacaagaatTATGAAACTCCATCTAAAAATCAATTGATTATTAGTGAAATTactcatgttcttattaatgacaTAATATTATTACACCTATTCCATATGAAACACCATACTCTAACACAAATTATGGAAAATAATTTCATAGTTTTCAAAAACTCAATGTGGAATGATTTAATTTTGCTAAAAGAATATAGGTTTTCTCTATTAATGgacttttataatttttaaaactaattgCTTCCTAAAGTGTTCCTTACCACAGTAAGcctctaaaattgaattaaaattaatgCCACTTTTTGTTGGGAGGTTGCCCACTAAATGGTACCACTTATTAAAGGaaacaagagaagaagaaggaaagagtTGGAAGGGGAAAGCAAATCAAAAAAATCATTATCACTAGTATGACAGGAACACAAGCAAACACATTCTCATCACTCATCGCCAATAGATCAGATCAATACAAAACCACAAATGTCACAAAATGCACCAGAAGTTCACGTGGCTTGGCCAACCAACTCTATTGCATTATATAGAACAGTCACTCTCATCAGAGAATGATATCATACCGcccaaatgtatttttttttaaaaaaaaaacttaatgaGTTGCGTGATCTGTTCATCCAAAAAATGAATGAATTAAAACAAGTTACAAGGTGTGTTGATACTTAACATACTTGTACAACATATGGTTTTGGATATACTTTAATTTATATGCCTACAACATTCATGGAAAGCATTATAATCGTATATATGATGTCTAAAATGATCAAAATGTTGACATGACTTCTTAATTATTAGTTATAAATAATAACTAGCAGgccattatatattttttatttgccAAGATAACATCTCCACTAGTGAATATTCACATGGTAACGATCGACCTCAAGACAGAGTTGATGCCCGATCATCATTACAAAAAATATTATTTGTAGTCCTAACATAATTTAtgattaaaaaggaaaaaaaattatcattgtcATTAAAAAGTCCATACAtggttaaaattattatttatgaaatatatCTTACGATACGTTTCAGCCAATAAACTTGCCTACATGTATGCAGatataataacatatatataatacgtACTCATTGATGAGTAGACTCCTTCACCAGGCGTAAATCCAACCTCAAAACGCCTTCTGGTCGAAGGAGTCAACTAATGAGCCATCACAAGGAGCCCACTATAGTACTCAAATAACCGTACATCTAGGGAATATCAGAGCACACGACTTGGGCAGACGAGCCATACTATAAGTACCGAATTGGGCTCTGATATCAAGGAGCGTGAAGGAGCGTGAGGATGGTGTCTCTATGGCCTCCTCTGGCACTCCGTCCCTCAAAAAATCTTCAGCCAATAAACTTGCCTACATGTATGAACTCTCTTACATCTCCGATGATAATAAGATCGTCCCTTCCAACCTACCTCTCATAAATCCTTACCATGCCTTCTCAAAACCACAAGGCATTCTCACTCGATCCATAAAAACACTCATTCGCCAACAACCAAAGTCAGTCAAAGAATACATCCAATCAACGAAGTTTGACCAATGTAACCTCCCTCCCACCGAACAAGAACAACTAGTTACACTAGAGATCCCGCCGGAATTCCCTCAACAATGGATAGACCAAGGGCTGACACACATCCATTTTGGGGCTATTCGACTCGCCCTCACCCATCATGGACGAAAAGGCTTACTTGTTTGTGGTAGGATCACCTTGCTGGATACGCGAATGCGAAGGTTTCTACATGCCTCCATCAGTACTCTTGAAACAACGCTTAATGCGGGTACAATAATTGTCACATTCTACCCAAACTTCTGCATGTCTTTGAAAGATAAAAGACTTCTCGATGCTTTAAAGGTTCAACAGTAAATAGTGGGTTTAGACCAAGATCCAGAATCTATTGGCGCTACACTACACTACCAAATGGCTTACCGAGTCCAAAACCATGCCATTGACATCGCACTTCCGGGAAGCTTAGACGCACTAATGATCACTGTTGACACAAATCAACAGCAAAGCTGCACCCACATACCCAGGCAAATCACTATAGAGGAACTACAAAAAATCATTCCGACCTCATGGATTACTAATTATGAAAGAATCTACCACCCACCTCCTACAATCCATTCGGCAGATCCAACGTACTCTTCAAATAAAGATGGGTCTATTGAAATTAACTTTCAAAAGAAGGAAGATACTCCTCCGATGTTCTCTACTCAGTACATGATGTCCTCCGTCATACCGAAAAATGCAGAAATCACCTCGCTCGACAAAGATGGGGTCCCCATTTATGCCTACAAGTCATCCTCCAGGCATATTTATTGGGACGTATGCAACTGCTCAGATTGCATTAACATCGACGACCTGGAAGGAATCCCCAAGAAGCCTAGTGCTGGCAAAGTCCTAAAAGAAAAATGGGCAGAAAGACACCCGAATATTGCTCCCCTTGGGAAACCTTCTGGAAAATTTGATTACTTAGTCAAGTACTCCTTTGATCCACCATCCTCACCCCTTCCCCCACCTACCGGATGGGATGAAGACGACAACCACCATAAAACCTCCCCTCAACCAAAACAAGAGAAGATCCTACCATGTTACAAGCAGAAAAGGCCCAACCCAGAAATCGCTCACCACTTCATGATAAATACCCACAAACGCGATTTTCCACTACCTCCTCCGTTTACTGATGAAGATGGTACAACAACCCACCAACCAAAGATCACAAATCCAAAAGTTCGAGAGCCTGATGGATCCCTAAAAAATATCTCGCCTGCAGAGGTCGTCTTGAATTGGCAAACGGAGAACATGCTAGCTCAAAACAAAACTCTAGCACAGATCGATGAAAAACTCTCTCACGTAAGCCACAAGGTGGCCAAACTCAGTGACGAAATCTCAAGGGTTGACACAACTATGAGCAGACTCATCTACAGAATCTTAGAAGTCCATGAAGAGCTACTGACTATGGAAAAATCCCAGCATGCTCCATATGACATCTTTCGGGCTAAAGAAGCAGAACTTAAAAGTCTAAAAAGCCAATATGTCGCTATGCAAAGTCAGCAAAAAGAAGTCTCTCTCTCCCCAGGCGTAAATCCCACACCATGGATGTTTTCAACACTGCCACAACATTCCCAACCACTAGCGATGCCTACAAAAAAGGGTGATCAAATACTTCGCCTCAAAAGAATCCTTGAAGAAGAAGACCAACTAaagaaacaacaaaaagaaaagcaAGTAGATGACGGTCAGACAAAACACTAGCTCATGGTCCAAAAGACAAATCGCCTCACTGAGCTAATCCATCAACACTGCATAGACAATCTCTCGCAAATTAATCTTAACGAAGAACTGGATGGCTCAAGCGACGATATGCAATCATCCTCTTCTGACAAATCTGAATTATGGGAGATCGGCGATGACGACAGTAGCGACGAAGCCCCACATCAATTCATGACACACCACACCCAAGCTTCGGGGGTGGAAAGAGAAACAGGGTTTCCTCAAACAGAGCCAATCATAGAAGAGGAGGCGTCATCCTCAGAAGAACAAAACACCACCAGGCACAACTTTGCGACAAGCGGAAAACCTCATACCTTCACGTTGGATGATTTACCACCAAGTCAATGGAGGTCTCgctttcaagaattcaaagcttggACCTTGCTCGAAGCCCAGGGCAGAAATAAGAGACATCCTTCTACAACTTGTGTCAAGGTTCACTAGAATACTGCAAGACTAGTGGCAATGTCTAGGAGAATACAGGCAACTTCAATTCCTCCAAG
The genomic region above belongs to Humulus lupulus chromosome 1, drHumLupu1.1, whole genome shotgun sequence and contains:
- the LOC133821114 gene encoding uncharacterized protein LOC133821114, which codes for MDSVNMFDIYSTPETPAAPPSKKKASKRHPGESSKAPKAKKPRNPGPTEDGPSTNATPPSPHEQQTPPAPAGSTPPLAAPTNQTQQAGPASTGGNITSRAFRSVKDRIAKIVKHDCCREAMAATEAMDVDQAMLTLTAGRLRSGAVTEQAKSLEQRHADELKAAEAKYAEQLAVVLEEKNKLDEEFKEKQKSLGKAIDQRDQFKESNRFNYRATKQLEEDLAAKTSSSLAVLLDWQRKKEQGFLLPLRSRLPLGWTV